A region from the Halomarina litorea genome encodes:
- a CDS encoding RNA-protein complex protein Nop10 has product MKSDIRVCGEWRETHERPVYTLSDTCPECGGRAVNSAPAPFDPTDRYGEYRRSLKRRTRE; this is encoded by the coding sequence ATGAAGAGCGACATCCGGGTCTGCGGGGAGTGGCGCGAGACCCACGAGCGCCCCGTGTACACGCTCTCCGACACCTGTCCCGAGTGCGGGGGGCGGGCGGTCAACAGCGCGCCCGCCCCGTTCGACCCGACGGACCGCTACGGCGAGTACCGACGTTCACTTAAGCGCCGCACCCGCGAGTAG
- a CDS encoding proteasome assembly chaperone family protein has translation MDEFDIERVADPDLDEPVLIEGLPGVGHVGKLAAEHLLEEFDADLVARLYSEHFPPQVTIEEGRSQLACVEFHAIPEVDLLVLTGDHQAQDNAGHYRLTDRILDIAEDHGVGRAFALGGVPTGELIEEYNVIAAASDADLKEELEPMVEFREDEPAGGIVGVSGLLLGLGERRGIPTACLMGETSGYLVDPKSARAVLEVLQDIVDFEVGYDSLEDRAEEMEEVVKKIQEMEQGAAPSDDDLRYIG, from the coding sequence ATGGACGAGTTCGACATCGAGCGAGTCGCCGACCCGGACCTCGACGAGCCGGTGCTCATCGAGGGGCTGCCGGGCGTCGGGCACGTGGGGAAACTCGCCGCGGAACACCTCCTCGAGGAGTTCGACGCCGACCTCGTGGCCCGCCTCTACTCCGAGCACTTCCCCCCGCAGGTGACCATCGAGGAGGGGCGCTCGCAGCTCGCCTGTGTCGAGTTCCACGCCATCCCCGAAGTCGACCTCCTCGTCCTCACGGGCGACCATCAGGCCCAGGACAACGCCGGCCACTACCGCCTCACCGACCGGATTCTCGACATCGCGGAGGACCACGGCGTCGGGCGGGCCTTCGCGCTCGGCGGCGTCCCCACCGGCGAACTCATCGAGGAGTACAACGTCATCGCCGCCGCCTCCGACGCCGACCTGAAGGAGGAACTCGAACCGATGGTCGAGTTCCGCGAGGACGAACCCGCCGGCGGCATCGTCGGCGTCTCGGGGCTTCTCCTCGGCCTCGGCGAGCGTCGTGGCATCCCGACTGCCTGCCTGATGGGCGAGACGTCGGGTTACCTCGTCGACCCCAAGAGTGCCCGCGCGGTCCTCGAAGTGTTACAGGACATCGTCGACTTCGAGGTGGGCTACGACTCCCTCGAGGACCGCGCCGAGGAGATGGAAGAGGTCGTCAAGAAGATACAGGAGATGGAACAGGGTGCGGCGCCGAGCGACGACGACCTGCGCTACATCGGCTGA
- a CDS encoding J domain-containing protein, translating to MNTVAQAVLPNWLFLGILIGIGLSVFVAGAFVVGRRAFPDPPSTGPRRSGETRRRAEIRQYLRAIDEPFAEDHVVAGETVEFYLPRRDVAITFDPRVFYAIERGSAYTYPVLVEHEMPGMFLGSRLPFETPDLGFGDGERDDEVDRDRAAFAVLGLPASASENEVRAAYRAKVKAVHPDQGGDPDEFRQLQEAYATAREQVAG from the coding sequence GTGAACACGGTGGCGCAGGCGGTACTGCCGAACTGGCTCTTCCTCGGGATACTCATCGGCATCGGCCTGAGCGTCTTCGTCGCCGGGGCGTTCGTCGTCGGGCGGCGGGCGTTCCCCGACCCGCCGTCGACGGGTCCCCGGCGGAGCGGCGAGACGCGTCGTCGCGCCGAGATTCGCCAGTACCTCCGCGCCATCGACGAACCGTTCGCGGAGGACCACGTCGTCGCCGGCGAGACGGTCGAGTTCTACCTGCCGCGACGCGACGTCGCCATCACCTTCGACCCGCGGGTGTTCTACGCCATCGAGCGCGGGTCCGCCTACACGTACCCCGTCCTCGTCGAACACGAGATGCCGGGAATGTTCCTCGGGTCGCGCCTCCCCTTCGAGACGCCGGACCTCGGGTTCGGCGACGGGGAGCGGGACGACGAGGTAGACCGGGATCGGGCCGCCTTCGCCGTCCTCGGCCTCCCGGCAAGTGCAAGCGAGAACGAGGTGCGGGCGGCCTACCGCGCGAAGGTCAAGGCCGTCCACCCCGACCAGGGGGGCGACCCCGACGAGTTCAGACAGCTTCAGGAGGCCTACGCCACCGCCCGCGAACAGGTCGCCGGGTGA
- a CDS encoding metallophosphoesterase, whose product MPGGVQYRDRAVYLEPASTLVLADLHVGRDATSDVAFPVGERRDLTGRLEALLAQFSPETVVFAGDVLHSFSEIPRETPETLAALRRAVREAGARLVVTPGNHDTMLASLWDGPTADAHRVGGDEGDTVVCHGHAVPDVNAARYVLGHDHPTITIEGRTHPCYLWGEHRGSEVLMLPAFTRLAAGVVINRMWASDFQSPFVTDANVLRPVVASESSDEVHEFPPLGEFRRLL is encoded by the coding sequence ATGCCCGGGGGAGTCCAGTACCGCGACCGCGCCGTCTACCTCGAACCGGCGTCGACGCTCGTCCTCGCGGACCTCCACGTCGGCCGTGACGCGACGAGCGACGTCGCGTTCCCCGTCGGCGAGCGGCGCGACCTGACGGGGCGACTCGAGGCGCTGCTGGCACAGTTCTCCCCCGAGACGGTCGTGTTCGCGGGCGACGTCCTCCACTCGTTCTCGGAGATACCGCGGGAGACGCCCGAGACGCTGGCGGCGCTCCGGCGGGCCGTCCGCGAGGCCGGCGCACGCCTCGTCGTCACGCCGGGGAACCACGACACGATGCTCGCTTCGCTGTGGGACGGCCCGACCGCGGACGCCCACCGAGTCGGCGGCGACGAGGGCGACACCGTCGTCTGTCACGGCCACGCGGTCCCCGACGTGAACGCCGCCCGCTACGTCCTCGGACACGACCACCCGACCATCACCATCGAGGGGCGCACGCACCCTTGCTACCTCTGGGGCGAGCATCGAGGCAGCGAGGTGCTGATGCTCCCGGCGTTTACCCGCCTCGCGGCGGGCGTGGTCATCAACCGGATGTGGGCGAGCGACTTCCAGTCGCCGTTCGTGACGGACGCGAACGTCCTCCGGCCGGTGGTCGCGAGCGAATCGAGCGACGAGGTCCACGAGTTCCCCCCGCTCGGGGAGTTCCGTCGCCTGCTCTGA
- a CDS encoding Vms1/Ankzf1 family peptidyl-tRNA hydrolase, translating to MHTDYELHERIQQVSGVEADTDRLVTLSLPAGGSLAEARERIQSEHAEAEYIDSDGTDAPVREALERVRRVLGEYEETPANGLVVYAGVVDGEVADWIFDDLPGSVDASVYAQANTFDVGPLEAASSPDATHGLVVVERGGGAIGRFEDGGVEHVETVESGVMGKTRAGGQSADRFERKREEQKEDFFEAVAEAAARAFLPAETTGNATEDVAAADDDERGGEPTVDSLLLGGTDVTVDQFQTGEFLDHRLRERVAGGTFPVEYASEQGLRQLAEKGESHLLSPEERAAHETLDRFFAAVGASGEATDDGGDEGTESDPVVYGHDDVAQAIEFEAVETLLVAESLSIEELGEYEKRVTDIGGEVVVVPADVERGEQFETGFGGVGALLRFPVE from the coding sequence ATGCACACAGACTACGAACTCCACGAACGCATCCAGCAGGTCTCGGGCGTCGAGGCGGACACGGACCGACTCGTCACGCTCTCGCTCCCGGCAGGCGGGTCGCTCGCGGAGGCTCGCGAGCGCATCCAGTCGGAACACGCCGAAGCGGAGTACATCGACTCGGACGGCACCGACGCGCCGGTTCGCGAGGCCCTCGAACGCGTCCGGCGCGTCCTGGGGGAGTACGAGGAAACGCCCGCGAACGGCCTCGTCGTCTACGCGGGCGTCGTCGACGGCGAGGTGGCCGACTGGATCTTCGACGACCTGCCCGGGTCCGTCGACGCCTCGGTGTACGCCCAGGCAAACACGTTCGACGTGGGGCCGCTGGAAGCCGCCTCGTCGCCCGACGCAACCCACGGCCTCGTCGTGGTCGAACGCGGGGGCGGGGCGATCGGGCGCTTCGAAGACGGCGGAGTCGAACACGTCGAGACGGTCGAGAGCGGTGTCATGGGGAAGACGCGGGCCGGCGGGCAGTCCGCCGACCGCTTCGAGCGCAAGCGCGAGGAACAGAAGGAGGACTTCTTCGAGGCCGTCGCCGAGGCCGCCGCCCGCGCGTTCCTCCCCGCCGAGACCACCGGGAACGCCACGGAGGACGTAGCCGCCGCTGACGACGACGAGCGAGGCGGCGAACCGACCGTCGACTCCCTCCTCCTCGGCGGGACCGACGTGACCGTCGACCAGTTCCAGACCGGCGAGTTCCTCGACCACCGCCTGCGCGAGCGAGTCGCTGGCGGGACGTTCCCCGTCGAGTACGCCTCCGAGCAGGGGCTGCGTCAACTCGCCGAGAAGGGGGAGAGCCACCTCCTCTCGCCCGAGGAACGGGCCGCCCACGAGACGCTCGACCGGTTCTTCGCGGCGGTCGGCGCGTCGGGGGAGGCGACGGACGACGGCGGCGACGAAGGGACGGAGTCGGACCCGGTGGTCTACGGGCACGACGACGTGGCACAGGCCATCGAGTTCGAGGCCGTCGAGACGCTCCTCGTCGCCGAGTCGCTCTCCATCGAAGAACTCGGCGAGTACGAGAAGCGCGTCACTGACATCGGCGGCGAGGTGGTGGTCGTCCCCGCCGACGTCGAGCGTGGCGAGCAGTTCGAGACCGGCTTCGGCGGCGTCGGGGCGCTCCTGCGGTTCCCCGTCGAGTGA
- a CDS encoding NAD(P)/FAD-dependent oxidoreductase: MTRVAVVGGGLAGLVAARHLAVAGVDVQLYEREATVGGRVRTTHEDGFTFDRGFQVLFTAYPAARRELDYAALDLRTFTPGATIARPGHRSVLSDPLRDPGALTETLFNTDVRLTDKLRTFRLQRELEHEDVDAILSAPDTDIQSYLAERGFSRQFVENFAAPFYGGITLDRSLGTSSVVFEYTFKMLSAGRIAVPAVGMSAIPEQVGARARDSGASIDTGVTVEAVRPDGDGVTVDLRGETVAFDAAVVATDPASAAELTGVETPEAANGCVTQYLSLPDHVPLDTGKRLLLNAVDDAPNQVAPLSDVAPEYAPDGQQLLSATYLGTPDATDEELTERTRETLAAWFPVRNFDELTHLRTERVEFAQFAQPPGFRDTLPAVDAPDGPVYLAGDYTEWSSINGALESGKRVADAVVDRET, encoded by the coding sequence ATGACACGTGTTGCGGTCGTCGGTGGGGGACTCGCCGGGCTGGTGGCGGCACGGCACCTCGCGGTGGCGGGCGTCGACGTCCAGTTGTACGAACGCGAGGCGACGGTCGGCGGCAGGGTCAGAACCACCCACGAGGACGGCTTCACCTTCGACCGGGGGTTCCAGGTGCTGTTCACCGCGTACCCCGCCGCACGCCGGGAACTCGACTACGCGGCCCTCGACCTGCGGACGTTCACGCCGGGGGCGACCATCGCCCGTCCCGGCCACCGGAGCGTCCTCTCGGACCCCCTCCGCGACCCCGGCGCGCTGACCGAGACGCTGTTCAACACCGACGTGCGCCTCACCGACAAACTGCGGACGTTCCGCCTCCAGCGCGAACTCGAACACGAGGACGTCGACGCCATCCTCTCGGCCCCCGATACGGACATCCAGTCCTACCTCGCCGAGCGGGGGTTCTCCCGGCAGTTCGTCGAGAACTTCGCCGCGCCGTTCTACGGCGGCATCACCCTCGACCGCTCGCTCGGCACGTCGAGCGTCGTCTTCGAGTACACCTTCAAGATGCTCTCCGCGGGACGTATCGCGGTCCCCGCCGTCGGGATGAGCGCGATACCAGAGCAGGTGGGCGCGCGCGCCCGCGACTCGGGGGCGTCCATCGACACCGGCGTGACCGTCGAGGCGGTCCGCCCGGACGGCGACGGCGTGACGGTCGACCTCAGGGGCGAGACGGTCGCGTTCGACGCGGCCGTCGTCGCGACCGACCCCGCGTCGGCGGCCGAGTTGACCGGCGTCGAGACGCCCGAGGCGGCGAACGGCTGTGTCACCCAGTACCTCTCGCTGCCCGACCACGTCCCCCTCGACACCGGCAAGCGCCTGCTCCTCAACGCGGTCGACGACGCGCCCAACCAGGTCGCCCCGCTCTCGGACGTCGCGCCCGAGTACGCCCCCGACGGCCAGCAACTGCTCTCGGCGACGTATCTCGGGACGCCCGACGCGACCGACGAGGAACTCACCGAGCGGACCCGCGAGACGCTGGCAGCGTGGTTCCCGGTGCGGAACTTCGACGAGTTGACCCACCTGCGGACCGAGCGCGTCGAGTTCGCGCAGTTCGCCCAGCCACCCGGGTTCCGGGACACCCTCCCCGCCGTGGACGCGCCGGACGGACCGGTGTATCTCGCCGGCGACTACACCGAGTGGTCATCCATCAACGGTGCGCTGGAGAGCGGCAAGCGGGTCGCAGACGCGGTCGTCGACCGGGAGACGTAG
- a CDS encoding threonine synthase, which translates to MDTTSAFEGLVCPGTDEHFDAGTSHHPEGRPLDAVYDYDSMTLSREQLESRPTGPAKYAELLPFPPDARFTLGEGATPLVEAPALAESLGVGRVVVKDEGRNPTGTFEDRGLALAVAAARQHGAEDVALATTGDGGQSAAAYAARAGLTSHSFVPTRSTFVTKAMINVHGGDMRVVEGRYPDAEAAFEEGAADEDWYSLQEFATPYRHEGQKPVMYELLEQLDWSVPDAVFYPFEGGSGLVGMHKGAREFRELGLVDDVPPLYACQSTGCAPVVEAFEAGRSSHDPWEVPDTVCGGIELPDPAGGELVQTALRESDGGAVATDDEDILESAAAVASREGIEMSASAASAASALWSVADEYGPDDTLVLVNTSAGTKDADLLRSHLMGQGF; encoded by the coding sequence ATGGACACGACGTCGGCCTTCGAGGGACTGGTCTGTCCGGGGACGGACGAGCACTTCGACGCCGGGACGAGCCACCACCCGGAGGGACGGCCGCTGGACGCGGTGTACGACTACGACTCGATGACGCTCTCGCGCGAGCAACTCGAATCGCGCCCCACGGGGCCGGCGAAGTACGCCGAACTGCTCCCGTTCCCGCCGGACGCGCGGTTCACGCTCGGCGAGGGAGCGACGCCGCTGGTCGAGGCACCGGCGCTCGCGGAGTCGCTCGGCGTGGGTCGCGTCGTCGTCAAGGACGAGGGGCGCAACCCGACGGGCACCTTCGAGGACCGGGGGCTAGCGCTCGCGGTGGCGGCGGCACGACAGCACGGCGCCGAGGACGTGGCGCTGGCGACGACGGGCGACGGCGGGCAGTCGGCGGCGGCCTACGCCGCGCGCGCGGGACTGACGAGCCACTCGTTCGTCCCGACCCGGTCGACGTTCGTCACGAAGGCGATGATAAACGTCCACGGCGGCGACATGCGCGTCGTCGAGGGGCGCTACCCGGACGCGGAGGCGGCCTTCGAGGAGGGGGCGGCCGACGAGGACTGGTACTCCCTGCAAGAGTTCGCGACGCCCTACCGTCACGAGGGGCAGAAGCCCGTGATGTACGAACTCCTCGAACAGCTGGACTGGTCGGTCCCGGACGCCGTCTTCTACCCCTTCGAGGGTGGGTCGGGCCTCGTCGGGATGCACAAGGGGGCACGCGAGTTCCGAGAGTTGGGACTCGTCGACGACGTGCCGCCGCTGTACGCCTGCCAGTCGACGGGCTGTGCGCCGGTCGTGGAGGCGTTCGAGGCGGGACGGTCGAGTCACGACCCGTGGGAGGTCCCGGACACCGTCTGTGGCGGCATCGAACTCCCCGACCCGGCGGGCGGCGAACTCGTCCAGACGGCGCTGCGCGAGAGCGACGGCGGGGCCGTCGCGACGGACGACGAGGACATCCTCGAGAGCGCGGCGGCCGTCGCCAGTCGGGAGGGAATCGAGATGAGCGCCTCGGCGGCGAGCGCGGCCAGCGCGCTCTGGTCGGTGGCCGACGAGTACGGCCCCGACGACACGCTCGTCCTCGTCAACACCTCCGCCGGGACGAAGGACGCGGACCTCCTGCGCAGTCACCTGATGGGACAGGGGTTCTGA
- a CDS encoding LysE family translocator, whose amino-acid sequence MFGLALAAPPGPMNAIIAEESVVRGWDAGVRAGFGAMLADFCFFLGALFGVVAFVQRYPLVRGAMVGVGGVLMLYFGYGAARELESGFRAEGADGKGFRKAFVLAITNPYQVVFWLTGGVALLAPGTVDVLEPLSGALADLLVVRTGSPALLVGLFGGIAVWVVGFPAALVAAERRMDALAPVVAGVSAVVLGGFGVYFLYDALMTVL is encoded by the coding sequence GTGTTCGGGTTGGCGCTCGCCGCCCCGCCGGGCCCGATGAACGCCATCATCGCCGAGGAGAGCGTCGTCCGCGGCTGGGACGCCGGCGTGCGTGCGGGCTTCGGTGCGATGCTCGCGGACTTCTGTTTCTTCCTCGGTGCCCTGTTCGGCGTCGTCGCGTTCGTCCAGCGTTACCCGCTCGTGCGGGGGGCGATGGTCGGCGTCGGCGGCGTGTTGATGCTCTACTTCGGCTACGGGGCGGCGAGAGAACTGGAGAGTGGTTTCCGGGCCGAAGGGGCCGACGGCAAGGGCTTTCGCAAGGCGTTCGTCCTCGCCATCACCAACCCCTATCAGGTCGTCTTCTGGCTGACCGGCGGCGTCGCCCTCCTCGCGCCGGGGACCGTTGACGTACTGGAACCGCTCTCCGGTGCGCTGGCGGACCTGCTCGTGGTACGGACCGGAAGCCCGGCGCTCCTCGTGGGCCTGTTCGGCGGCATCGCCGTCTGGGTGGTCGGGTTCCCCGCGGCGCTCGTGGCCGCCGAGCGCCGCATGGACGCCCTCGCGCCCGTCGTCGCGGGCGTCAGCGCCGTCGTCCTCGGCGGGTTCGGCGTCTACTTCCTCTACGACGCGCTGATGACCGTGTTATAG
- a CDS encoding HD domain-containing protein: MGVEIRESPVTDADFEQMKRFVHDYLAASVESEDGGGRMRWYPWHSAEYRFNHILNVVDLATRIARREGANMDVVRVAALFHDISKLEADQDVHADEGARVAREYLEAHCEYPESFVDEVCTSIEEHSYQGPLSDLPLETRCLIEADLLDKVGANGTTLMLLRMGYEARTHMDASEMVKRVLERGEDAVRRIESETAESIAHQRLKRVRWFCEWLESEVVEMESIDDPTEDER, encoded by the coding sequence GTGGGGGTTGAAATCCGCGAGTCGCCCGTCACGGATGCCGACTTCGAGCAGATGAAACGGTTCGTCCACGACTACCTCGCCGCCAGCGTCGAGAGCGAGGACGGCGGCGGTCGGATGCGCTGGTACCCGTGGCACTCCGCCGAGTACCGGTTCAACCACATCCTGAACGTCGTCGACCTGGCGACGCGCATCGCCCGCCGGGAAGGGGCGAACATGGACGTCGTCCGCGTCGCGGCCCTGTTCCACGACATCTCGAAACTGGAGGCCGACCAGGACGTCCACGCCGACGAGGGCGCGCGCGTCGCCCGCGAGTACCTCGAGGCGCACTGCGAGTACCCCGAGTCGTTCGTCGACGAGGTCTGTACGTCCATCGAGGAGCACTCCTATCAGGGACCGCTCTCGGACCTCCCCCTCGAGACGCGCTGTCTCATCGAGGCCGACCTGCTCGACAAGGTGGGAGCCAACGGGACGACGCTGATGCTCCTGCGGATGGGCTACGAGGCCCGCACGCACATGGACGCCTCCGAGATGGTCAAGCGCGTCCTCGAACGCGGCGAGGACGCCGTCCGGCGCATCGAGTCCGAGACGGCCGAGAGCATCGCCCACCAGCGCCTCAAGCGCGTACGCTGGTTCTGCGAGTGGCTGGAGAGCGAAGTCGTCGAGATGGAGTCCATCGACGACCCCACCGAGGACGAACGGTAA
- a CDS encoding alanyl-tRNA editing protein — translation MAEARYLTDSSVRRFEARVERTLDDRVALDGTHFYPEGGGQPADRGTVSTEDGRWRVVSVQKRDAIYHTLEPVDGTVGLPEEGATVTGELDWERRAAHMRYHTAQHLLSAVLLDQFDAPTVGNQLYADRARIDAGYERFTPEDLERVETRMNDIVGRDLAVTWYTTDRAEAEATLDSERTRIDLLPESITDLRIVEIAGEDGADDPFDRTACAGTHVTTTADLGRFRVTGRSTQGREAERLSFVLE, via the coding sequence ATGGCAGAGGCCCGCTACCTCACGGACTCGTCGGTTCGGCGCTTCGAGGCGCGTGTCGAGCGAACGCTCGACGACCGGGTCGCCCTCGACGGGACGCACTTCTACCCCGAAGGCGGCGGCCAACCCGCCGACCGGGGAACCGTGAGCACCGAGGACGGCCGCTGGCGGGTCGTCAGCGTCCAGAAGCGAGACGCCATCTATCATACCCTCGAACCGGTCGACGGGACCGTCGGCCTCCCCGAGGAGGGGGCGACGGTGACGGGCGAACTCGACTGGGAGCGCCGCGCGGCGCACATGCGATATCACACCGCACAGCATCTCCTCTCGGCGGTTCTCCTCGACCAGTTCGACGCGCCGACCGTCGGGAACCAGTTGTACGCCGACCGCGCGCGCATCGACGCGGGCTACGAGCGCTTCACGCCCGAGGACCTCGAACGCGTCGAGACCCGGATGAACGACATCGTCGGGCGGGACCTCGCCGTGACGTGGTACACGACGGACCGCGCGGAGGCGGAGGCGACCCTCGACTCCGAACGGACGCGAATCGACCTCCTGCCCGAGAGCATCACGGACCTGCGAATCGTCGAGATCGCCGGCGAGGACGGTGCCGACGACCCCTTCGACCGGACGGCCTGCGCGGGGACGCACGTGACGACGACCGCCGACCTCGGGCGGTTCCGCGTGACGGGGCGGAGCACGCAGGGCCGGGAGGCCGAACGGCTCTCGTTCGTCCTCGAGTGA
- a CDS encoding GNAT family N-acetyltransferase, translating into MEIRAAEQRDVEAVRELSLRSMQASYTLSPQTIEGAVKQWYDDEAFEEKLNDPDAVLLVAEEDGDIRGFSEAVLVAEDGDGDMNWLHVDPDYRGEGIARRLFDATRERLMDKGAARMRGRVLRDNTAGNEFYEHMGFNRVADGSIDIDGTEHVENVYVESEPEELEPISIDGRELFIDYNDSDRATLAPFLAVYADAGRDERYGYYCTNCEGVDVAVDTMGRVECNECGNTSKATRWDAAYL; encoded by the coding sequence ATGGAAATCAGAGCAGCCGAGCAGCGCGACGTGGAGGCGGTACGCGAACTGTCGCTGCGGTCCATGCAGGCGTCGTACACGCTCAGCCCGCAGACCATCGAGGGGGCCGTCAAGCAGTGGTACGACGACGAGGCCTTCGAGGAGAAACTGAACGACCCGGACGCCGTGTTGCTCGTCGCGGAGGAAGACGGCGACATTCGGGGGTTCAGCGAGGCCGTCCTCGTCGCGGAGGACGGCGACGGCGACATGAACTGGCTCCACGTCGACCCGGACTACCGCGGGGAGGGCATCGCTCGCCGCCTGTTCGACGCGACCCGCGAGCGTCTCATGGACAAGGGGGCCGCCCGGATGCGCGGGCGCGTCCTCCGCGACAACACCGCCGGCAACGAGTTCTACGAGCACATGGGGTTCAACCGCGTGGCGGACGGCTCCATCGACATCGACGGCACCGAACACGTCGAGAACGTCTACGTCGAGAGCGAACCCGAGGAACTCGAACCCATCTCCATCGACGGTCGGGAGCTGTTCATCGACTACAACGACTCCGACCGCGCCACCCTCGCGCCCTTCCTCGCGGTGTACGCGGACGCCGGCCGCGACGAGCGCTACGGCTACTACTGTACGAACTGCGAGGGCGTCGACGTCGCCGTCGACACGATGGGCCGCGTCGAGTGCAACGAGTGTGGCAACACGAGCAAGGCGACGCGCTGGGACGCGGCGTACCTCTGA
- a CDS encoding DUF1328 domain-containing protein: protein MFQTMTNALMALPMQLGTGNFLYLAVVFFVIALVAALVGFRGVAGISASAARLFVVVFLVLAVISLLL, encoded by the coding sequence ATGTTCCAGACCATGACGAACGCGTTGATGGCGCTCCCGATGCAACTCGGCACGGGCAACTTCCTGTACTTGGCGGTGGTGTTCTTCGTCATCGCCCTCGTCGCGGCCCTCGTGGGCTTCCGCGGCGTAGCCGGCATCTCCGCCAGCGCGGCGCGCCTGTTCGTCGTCGTGTTCCTGGTGCTCGCGGTCATCTCGCTACTCCTGTAG
- a CDS encoding metal-dependent transcriptional regulator encodes MNTADQYLKAIYLVQESENAPASTGRVADLLDVSPASANEMIGKLEARGLADHEKYKGVSLTNEGIVRARDALQTYCIIERFLSEVLEVEEFRAEAKQLESVIDDTVAERLDTIINRESECPDCFDPEGDVCALLDVEYPQAADSELAD; translated from the coding sequence ATGAACACGGCAGACCAGTACCTCAAGGCCATCTACCTCGTCCAGGAGTCGGAGAACGCCCCCGCATCGACGGGTCGCGTCGCAGACCTGCTGGACGTGAGTCCCGCGAGCGCAAACGAGATGATCGGAAAGCTCGAGGCACGCGGCCTCGCGGACCACGAGAAGTACAAGGGCGTCTCGCTCACCAACGAGGGCATCGTTCGGGCGCGCGATGCCCTCCAGACGTACTGCATCATCGAGCGGTTCCTCTCGGAGGTGTTGGAAGTCGAGGAGTTCCGTGCGGAGGCCAAACAGCTAGAGAGCGTCATCGACGACACCGTCGCCGAGCGACTGGACACCATCATCAACCGCGAGTCGGAGTGCCCCGACTGCTTCGACCCCGAGGGCGACGTCTGCGCCCTCCTCGACGTGGAGTACCCGCAGGCGGCCGACTCGGAACTGGCGGACTGA
- a CDS encoding ferritin-like domain-containing protein produces the protein MSVTRPVGSDHQLARLLQIGMVLEEVVEARAHKHAQTLDDDALDDDVRDLLSEAAEESAEHRAALASLVDALDAERVPFEQIQTLVEAQYGKTKPEDFDGVLYDQLCNEETAYKFYDDVIASLEASDAQFSVDRERVIEVLSDIRAEEADGVEKVTRLMEERE, from the coding sequence ATGAGCGTCACGCGACCGGTCGGGAGTGACCACCAACTGGCCCGACTCCTTCAGATCGGGATGGTCCTCGAGGAGGTGGTCGAGGCCCGGGCGCACAAGCACGCCCAGACGCTCGACGACGATGCCCTCGACGACGACGTGCGCGACCTCCTCTCGGAGGCCGCCGAGGAGTCCGCGGAGCACCGCGCGGCGCTGGCGTCACTGGTGGACGCCCTCGACGCCGAGCGGGTCCCCTTCGAGCAGATTCAGACACTCGTGGAGGCACAGTACGGCAAGACGAAGCCGGAGGACTTCGACGGCGTCCTCTACGACCAGTTGTGCAACGAGGAGACGGCGTACAAGTTCTACGACGACGTCATCGCCTCGCTCGAAGCTTCCGACGCGCAGTTCAGCGTGGACCGCGAGCGCGTCATCGAGGTGCTGAGCGACATCCGTGCGGAGGAGGCCGACGGCGTGGAGAAGGTGACCCGACTGATGGAGGAACGCGAATGA